A single region of the Brachypodium distachyon strain Bd21 chromosome 3, Brachypodium_distachyon_v3.0, whole genome shotgun sequence genome encodes:
- the LOC100826354 gene encoding serine/threonine-protein kinase EDR1 isoform X2, with product MDDLPDDREQSDTQSSDPNCLPSREEHKFQSISLAKQENNLDSADSSLDCREVDRSLCASQALWSTGSLSSPIPNGFYSIIPDKKLKECFDTIPSPEDLYSLGIEGFKAEIILVDLMKDKKLSAIKQLCVALVKGLNSNPAAMIKKVAGLVCDFYKRSNPQLSPARTSSEEISHFMENRGVQLLGQIRHGSCRPRAILFKVLADSVGIDSKLVVGIPNEESHEYDDSPKHMSVVVMLKSVEFLVDLMRFPGQLVPFSSKAIITSHISAAGESDSADYDSCDSPLEPNSPLCSQRQEQDDNSRSFKVPSLRNIMLRSTNSMEGKLRCSSHSEPNVANAFCGRSRRKVVNEHQRTASSSPEHPMSRAHGRSMLGDRQYGDGVAVSRSDGASTSNARIGRRRSISIAPEIGDDFARAVKAMSESMRQNRLSRAHNDGSPGHSNDSERNESLGDFNGNEVSARESNVQEGPRRQISSQRALSLPSSPHRLGSHASDLREPADFLTAADLMSTWNKVLQSSPFLNKPLLPFEEWHIEFSEITVGTRVGIGFFGEVFRGVWNGTDVAIKVFLEQDLTMENMEDFCNEISILSRLRHPNVILFLGACMKPPHLSLVTEYMEMGSLYYLIHTSGNKGKLSWRRKLKMLRDICRGLMCMHRLKIVHRDLKSANCLVNKYWTVKLCDFGLSRVMLDSAMRDNSSAGTPEWMAPELIRNEPFTEKCDIFSLGVIMWELCTLSRPWAGKPPVQVVYSVANEGARLEIPDGPLRSLISDCWAEPDKRPSCQEILTRLLDCEYTLC from the exons ATGGATGATCTGCCAGATGACCGAGAGCAATCCGACACACAGTCTTCAGATCCAAATTGTTTGCCCTCACGTGAGGAGCACAAGTTCCAATCCATTTCCCTCGCCAAACAGGAAAATAATTTGGATTCTGCAGATTCTTCTCTTGACTGTAGGGAAGTTGACCGTTCATTGTGCGCTTCTCAGGCATTATGGTCTACTGGATCTCTATCAAGTCCAATACCCAATGGATTCTATTCAATTATTCCG GACAAGAAACTCAAGGAGTGTTTTGACACCATTCCTTCACCAGAAGACCTATATTCCCTTGGAATTGAGGGCTTCAAGGCTGAGATAATTCTTGTGGACTTAATGAAGGATAAAAAGCTATCCGCAATAAAGCAGTTATGTGTAGCTCTAGTAAAAGGATTGAATTCTAACCCAGCTGCAATGATAAAAAAGGTTGCAGGTTTG GTTTGCGACTTCTACAAGCGATCAAACCCACAGCTCAGTCCGGCAAGAACTTCCTCTGAAGAAATTTCTCATTTCATGGAAAACAGAGGAGTTCAGTTGCTGGGGCAGATAAGACATGGATCATGTAGGCCCAGAGCAATATTATTTAAAGTTCTTGCTGACTCTGTTGGTATAGATTCTAAGTTGGTTGTG GGCATTCCCAATGAAGAATCTCATGAATACGATGACTCACCCAAACATATGTCTGTTGTTGTTATGCTGAAGTCTGTGGAGTTTCTAGTTGATCTAATGCGTTTTCCAGGACAACTAGTTCCATTCTCATCCAAGGCTATTATCACATCTCATATATCTGCAGCTGGAGAGAGTGACTCTGCTGACTATGATTCATGTGATTCTCCCCTTGAACCTAATAGTCCCTTGTGTTCTCAACG GCAAGAGCAAGATGACAACAGCCGATCCTTTAAAGTTCCTTCTTTAAGAAACATCATGCTTAGATCGACAAACTCTATGGAGGGTAAATTGAGATG TTCATCACATAGTGAACCAAACGTGGCCAATGCCTTCTGTGGTCGCAGCCGGAGGAAAGTTGTTAATGAACATCAAAGAACTGCCAGTTCAAG TCCAGAGCATCCTATGTCCAGAGCTCATGGACGCTCTATGCTTGGTGATAGACAGTATGGAGATGGTGTAGCTGTATCAAG GTCAGATGGCGCATCAACATCGAATGCGCGTATAGGACGGCGAAGAAGTATAAGTATTGCCCCTGAAATTGGTGACGATTTTGCAAG GGCAGTTAAAGCAATGAGTGAAAGCATGAGGCAAAATCGCCTTTCAAGGGCACATAATGATGGTAGTCCAGGACATTCAAATGACTCGGAGAGAAAT GAATCACTAGGTGATTTCAACGGCAATGAGGTGTCTGCAAGAGAATCAAATGTGCAGGAGGGTCCCAGAAGGCAAATTAGTAGTCAAAGGGCATTGTCATTACCTTCATCACCCCACCGCTTAGGCAGCCATGCTTCTGATCTCAGAGAGCCAGCTGACTTTCTAACAGCAGCAGATCTGATGTCCACTTGGAATAAGGTGTTGCAATCTTCACCATTTCTGAACAAGCCTTTATTGCCTTTTGAGGAATGGCATATTGAATTCTCAGAGATTACTGTTGGCACTCGTGTTGGAATAG GGTTTTTTGGAGAAGTATTCCGGGGCGTCTGGAATGGAACAGATGTAGCTATAAAAGTATTTTTGGAGCAAGATTTAACAATGGAAAATATGGAAGATTTCTGCAACGAGATCTCCATACTTAG CCGTCTCCGACATCCCAATG TCATATTATTCCTTGGCGCATGTATGAAGCCTCCTCACTTGTCCCTAGTCACTGAATATATGGAAATGGGGTCTTTATATTATTTAATTCACACAAGTGGCAACAAAGGTAAGCTCAGTTGGCGAAGGAAGTTAAAAATGCTCCGTGACATCTGTAG GGGTCTTATGTGTATGCACCGTTTGAAGATAGTTCACCGTGATCTTAAGAGTGCAAATTGCCTTGTTAACAAGTACTGGACAGTCAAGTTATGTGATTTTGGGCTGTCGCGGGTAATGTTGGATTCTGCAATGCGTGACAACTCATCCGCAGGCACTCCAGAGTGGATGGCTCCTGAGCTTATTCGGAATGAACCTTTTACAGAAAAGTGTGATATCTTTAGCCTCGGAGTTATCATGTGGGAGCTTTGCACTCTGAGTAGGCCCTGGGCAGGAAAGCCCCCAGTTCAG GTTGTTTACTCTGTTGCGAACGAAGGGGCAAGACTGGAAATCCCAGATGGACCTCTGCGCAGCTTGATATCAG ATTGCTGGGCTGAACCGGACAAGCGTCCAAGCTGCCAGGAGATCCTCACCCGTTTGCTTGATTGCGAATACACCTTGTGTTGA
- the LOC100831044 gene encoding hydroquinone glucosyltransferase, with product MAAATTGASASAIEKKTTETTRPAITDIEPTPRPLPLPLPHVVLLASPGIGHLTPLAELARRLVTHHGFAATLVTLSTAGFSDAAAEAAVLSSMPATVSIAALPPVALDDLSPDVGFGAVMFELLRRSLPHLRALMLSSASFTSTAALVCDFFGTAALPVAAELGVRGYVFLPNSFALLSVMRFVAELHDDAAPGEEEYRDLPDPLFLLPGCCLRHAELPDGFRDRADPVYAYVVEEARRYARADGFLVNSFEELEPAMAEGFRCDAAEGAFPPVYAVGPFVRQKTGSEDEEEEDDELGCLEWLDRRPVGSVVYVSFGSGGALSVAQTAELAFGLESSGHGFLWVVRMPSLDGNCYALGAGSHDANVNDPLAWLPEGFLERTKDRGLAVAGWAPQTRVLAHPATAGFVSHGGWNSTLESLASGVPIIAWPLYAEQKMNAAILTGVTGVALHPPVGREDGFVTRHEVVAAIRELVEGDKGSAVRRRAKQLQEAAARACMPEGSSRRALGEVAAKWRAELGNGTRVHEL from the coding sequence atggcggcggcgaccaccggtGCAAGTGCGTCAGCGATAGAGAAGAAGACAACTGAGACAACAAGGCCGGCGATCACGGACATCGAGCCAACTCCACGGCCCCTTCCCCTTCCGCTTCCGCACGTCGTCCTGCTGGCCAGCCCCGGGATCGGCCACCTCACCCCGCTGGCCGAGCTGGCGCGGCGCCTCGTGACTCACCACGGCTTCGCGGCCACGCTCGTCACGCTCAGTACCGCCGGCTTCTCCGACGCGGCCGCTGAAGCCGCCGTGCTCTCGTCCATGCCAGCGACGGTCTCGATCGCCGCGCTCCCGCCCGTCGCTCTCGACGACCTCAGCCCcgacgtcggcttcggcgccgTCATGTtcgagctcctccgccgctctcTCCCGCACCTCCGCGCGCTCATGCTCAGCTCGGCCAGCTTCACCTCCACGGCCGCGCTCGTGTGCGACTTCTTCGGCACCGCGGCTCTGCCCGTGGCCGCTGAGCTGGGCGTCCGAGGGTACGTCTTCCTCCCCAACAGCTTCGCGTTGCTCTCCGTCATGCGCTTCGTCGCAGAGCTCCACGACGATGCCGCTCCGGGCGAGGAAGAGTACCGTGACCTCCCGGACCCGCTATTCCTGCTCCCGGGCTGCTGTCTGCGACACGCCGAGCTGCCCGACGGGTTCCGGGACCGGGCCGACCCGGTATACGCGTACGtcgtggaggaggcgcggcggtACGCCCGCGCCGACGGCTTCCTGGTGAACAGCTTCGAGGAGCTGGAGCCCGCCATGGCGGAGGGGTTCAGGTGCGATGCCGCGGAAGGCGCGTTCCCGCCGGTGTACGCCGTGGGGCCGTTCGTCCGGCAAAAAACTGGCTCtgaggatgaagaagaagaagacgatgagTTGGGTTGCTTGGAGTGGCTCGACCGCCGGCCGGTGGGGTCGGTGGTGTACGTCTCGttcgggagcggcggcgcgctgtCCGTGGCGCAGACGGCCGAGCTCGCTTTCGGGCTGGAGAGCTCCGGCCACGGGTTCCTTTGGGTCGTGCGGATGCCAAGCCTGGACGGCAACTGCTACGCGTTGGGGGCCGGTAGCCACGACGCCAACGTTAACGACCCGTTGGCTTGGCTTCCCGAAGGGTTCTTGGAGAGGACCAAGGACAGGGGCCTTGCCGTGGCGGGGTGGGCGCCGCAGACGCGCGTGCTGGCGCACCCAGCGACGGCAGGGTTCGTGTCGCACGGCGGATGGAACTCGACGCTGGAGAGCTTGGCGTCCGGCGTCCCGATCATCGCCTGGCCTCTGTACGCTGAGCAGAAGATGAACGCGGCCATTCTGACGGGAGTGACCGGGGTGGCACTACATCCGCCGGTGGGCCGGGAGGACGGCTTCGTCACGCGCCACGAGGTTGTGGCAGCCATCAGAGAGCTCGTGGAAGGGGACAAGGGGAGCGCCGTACGCCGCCGAGCCAAGCAGCTTCaggaagcagcagcacggGCCTGTATGCCGGAGGGATCATCACGGCGGGCATTGGGTGAAGTGGCTGCCAAGTGGAGGGCCGAGCTTGGCAACGGGACTCGAGTGCACGAACTCTAG
- the LOC100826354 gene encoding serine/threonine-protein kinase EDR1 isoform X1, translating to MDDLPDDREQSDTQSSDPNCLPSREEHKFQSISLAKQENNLDSADSSLDCREVDRSLCASQALWSTGSLSSPIPNGFYSIIPDKKLKECFDTIPSPEDLYSLGIEGFKAEIILVDLMKDKKLSAIKQLCVALVKGLNSNPAAMIKKVAGLVCDFYKRSNPQLSPARTSSEEISHFMENRGVQLLGQIRHGSCRPRAILFKVLADSVGIDSKLVVGIPNEESHEYDDSPKHMSVVVMLKSVEFLVDLMRFPGQLVPFSSKAIITSHISAAGESDSADYDSCDSPLEPNSPLCSQRQEQDDNSRSFKVPSLRNIMLRSTNSMEGKLRCSSHSEPNVANAFCGRSRRKVVNEHQRTASSSPEHPMSRAHGRSMLGDRQYGDGVAVSRYLNGASTSNARIGRRRSISIAPEIGDDFARAVKAMSESMRQNRLSRAHNDGSPGHSNDSERNESLGDFNGNEVSARESNVQEGPRRQISSQRALSLPSSPHRLGSHASDLREPADFLTAADLMSTWNKVLQSSPFLNKPLLPFEEWHIEFSEITVGTRVGIGFFGEVFRGVWNGTDVAIKVFLEQDLTMENMEDFCNEISILSRLRHPNVILFLGACMKPPHLSLVTEYMEMGSLYYLIHTSGNKGKLSWRRKLKMLRDICRGLMCMHRLKIVHRDLKSANCLVNKYWTVKLCDFGLSRVMLDSAMRDNSSAGTPEWMAPELIRNEPFTEKCDIFSLGVIMWELCTLSRPWAGKPPVQVVYSVANEGARLEIPDGPLRSLISDCWAEPDKRPSCQEILTRLLDCEYTLC from the exons ATGGATGATCTGCCAGATGACCGAGAGCAATCCGACACACAGTCTTCAGATCCAAATTGTTTGCCCTCACGTGAGGAGCACAAGTTCCAATCCATTTCCCTCGCCAAACAGGAAAATAATTTGGATTCTGCAGATTCTTCTCTTGACTGTAGGGAAGTTGACCGTTCATTGTGCGCTTCTCAGGCATTATGGTCTACTGGATCTCTATCAAGTCCAATACCCAATGGATTCTATTCAATTATTCCG GACAAGAAACTCAAGGAGTGTTTTGACACCATTCCTTCACCAGAAGACCTATATTCCCTTGGAATTGAGGGCTTCAAGGCTGAGATAATTCTTGTGGACTTAATGAAGGATAAAAAGCTATCCGCAATAAAGCAGTTATGTGTAGCTCTAGTAAAAGGATTGAATTCTAACCCAGCTGCAATGATAAAAAAGGTTGCAGGTTTG GTTTGCGACTTCTACAAGCGATCAAACCCACAGCTCAGTCCGGCAAGAACTTCCTCTGAAGAAATTTCTCATTTCATGGAAAACAGAGGAGTTCAGTTGCTGGGGCAGATAAGACATGGATCATGTAGGCCCAGAGCAATATTATTTAAAGTTCTTGCTGACTCTGTTGGTATAGATTCTAAGTTGGTTGTG GGCATTCCCAATGAAGAATCTCATGAATACGATGACTCACCCAAACATATGTCTGTTGTTGTTATGCTGAAGTCTGTGGAGTTTCTAGTTGATCTAATGCGTTTTCCAGGACAACTAGTTCCATTCTCATCCAAGGCTATTATCACATCTCATATATCTGCAGCTGGAGAGAGTGACTCTGCTGACTATGATTCATGTGATTCTCCCCTTGAACCTAATAGTCCCTTGTGTTCTCAACG GCAAGAGCAAGATGACAACAGCCGATCCTTTAAAGTTCCTTCTTTAAGAAACATCATGCTTAGATCGACAAACTCTATGGAGGGTAAATTGAGATG TTCATCACATAGTGAACCAAACGTGGCCAATGCCTTCTGTGGTCGCAGCCGGAGGAAAGTTGTTAATGAACATCAAAGAACTGCCAGTTCAAG TCCAGAGCATCCTATGTCCAGAGCTCATGGACGCTCTATGCTTGGTGATAGACAGTATGGAGATGGTGTAGCTGTATCAAGGTACCTCA ATGGCGCATCAACATCGAATGCGCGTATAGGACGGCGAAGAAGTATAAGTATTGCCCCTGAAATTGGTGACGATTTTGCAAG GGCAGTTAAAGCAATGAGTGAAAGCATGAGGCAAAATCGCCTTTCAAGGGCACATAATGATGGTAGTCCAGGACATTCAAATGACTCGGAGAGAAAT GAATCACTAGGTGATTTCAACGGCAATGAGGTGTCTGCAAGAGAATCAAATGTGCAGGAGGGTCCCAGAAGGCAAATTAGTAGTCAAAGGGCATTGTCATTACCTTCATCACCCCACCGCTTAGGCAGCCATGCTTCTGATCTCAGAGAGCCAGCTGACTTTCTAACAGCAGCAGATCTGATGTCCACTTGGAATAAGGTGTTGCAATCTTCACCATTTCTGAACAAGCCTTTATTGCCTTTTGAGGAATGGCATATTGAATTCTCAGAGATTACTGTTGGCACTCGTGTTGGAATAG GGTTTTTTGGAGAAGTATTCCGGGGCGTCTGGAATGGAACAGATGTAGCTATAAAAGTATTTTTGGAGCAAGATTTAACAATGGAAAATATGGAAGATTTCTGCAACGAGATCTCCATACTTAG CCGTCTCCGACATCCCAATG TCATATTATTCCTTGGCGCATGTATGAAGCCTCCTCACTTGTCCCTAGTCACTGAATATATGGAAATGGGGTCTTTATATTATTTAATTCACACAAGTGGCAACAAAGGTAAGCTCAGTTGGCGAAGGAAGTTAAAAATGCTCCGTGACATCTGTAG GGGTCTTATGTGTATGCACCGTTTGAAGATAGTTCACCGTGATCTTAAGAGTGCAAATTGCCTTGTTAACAAGTACTGGACAGTCAAGTTATGTGATTTTGGGCTGTCGCGGGTAATGTTGGATTCTGCAATGCGTGACAACTCATCCGCAGGCACTCCAGAGTGGATGGCTCCTGAGCTTATTCGGAATGAACCTTTTACAGAAAAGTGTGATATCTTTAGCCTCGGAGTTATCATGTGGGAGCTTTGCACTCTGAGTAGGCCCTGGGCAGGAAAGCCCCCAGTTCAG GTTGTTTACTCTGTTGCGAACGAAGGGGCAAGACTGGAAATCCCAGATGGACCTCTGCGCAGCTTGATATCAG ATTGCTGGGCTGAACCGGACAAGCGTCCAAGCTGCCAGGAGATCCTCACCCGTTTGCTTGATTGCGAATACACCTTGTGTTGA
- the LOC104583488 gene encoding uncharacterized protein LOC104583488 — translation MITREEEEIMRDVKEKQVLVEILEDEDDGKKRSMDGIRPLDLNEGVDVESEEGEVGDEDDDGDDGGSTTDVAGSGSSSNDVSGSQKGAGSGEQRVPSVRQYNRSKLPRLRWTPDLHMAFIHAVERLGGQERATPKLVLQMMNVRGLSIAHVKSHLQMYRSKKLDHDGRQIRGSAISSVFSPMDFHSMRGDRRFHDMYLQRSAGLSSRPEQYGSFFAASRSGETSSRLYGILQGRSPPMQTFGFKNCGFRNQEWSFNQHDMIGRRDGKASSSSSATPHLFASSPLRRWPLAPGAGAAGEHRPERSIGYFAAGNNGSLAPISRVVAPATSAVPGQGEGNRRLPFRWHGGDGSNDAKNRLSDPVVIDEALESRLERQKHLEPRAPTTTPADEARHKRPPPEMETIDGTPDLKLSLSPTTADTYTDRANKRKKITAPSEQDMDDYCSNKISISLSLSPPAAPMSMQRQEKTIRGGSEEAALGQSTLDLTMSIKALE, via the exons ATGATAActagggaggaggaagagatcaTGAGAGATGTGAAAGAGAAGCAGGTGCTAGTTGAGATCCTAGAGGATGAAGATGATGGGAAGAAGAGATCGATGGACGGAATCAGGCCGCTGGACCTCAACGAGGGTGTCGATGTGGAGAGCGAGGAAGGAGAAGTTGGcgatgaggatgatgatggtgatgatggaggTAGCACCACTGATGTTGCCGggagcgggagctcgagcaaCGATGTTTCAGGGAGCCAAAAGGGTGCTGGGAGCGGCGAGCAGAGGGTGCCATCGGTGCGGCAGTATAACCGGTCGAAGCTGCCTCGGCTCCGGTGGACGCCCGACCTCCACATGGCCTTCATCCATGCTGTCGAGAGGCTTGGTGGACAAGAGA GGGCGACCCCTAAGCTAGTGCTTCAGATGATGAATGTTAGGGGGCTCAGCATTGCTCATGTGAAAAGCCATTTACAG ATGTACAGAAGCAAGAAGCTAGACCACGATGGTCGCCAGATCCGGGGATCCGCCATCTCCTCAG TATTTTCTCCTATGGATTTCCACTCGATGAGAGGCGACCGACGGTTCCATGACATGTACCTCCAAAGAAGTGCCGGGTTATCGTCCAGGCCAGAGCAATACGGCAGCTTCTTCgccgcgtcgcgcagcggcgAGACCAGCAGCCGGCTCTACGGGATTCTCCAAGGCCGGTCACCTCCGATGCAAACGTTCGGCTTCAAGAACTGCGGATTCAG GAACCAAGAGTGGTCGTTCAACCAGCACGACATGATCGGAAGGAGGGATGGgaaggcgtcgtcgtcgtcttcggccACGCCCCACTTGTTCGCATCCTCTCCGTTGAGGCGGTGGCCGTTAGCCCCCGGGGCTGGCGCGGCCGGGGAGCACAGGCCAGAGAGAAGCATCGGCTACTTTGCTGCAGGCAACAACGGCTCTCTGGCGCCTATCTCGAGGGTCGTGGCTCCGGCGACGTCGGCCGTGCCGGGACAGGGAGAAGGTAACCGTCGTCTTCCGTTTAGATGGcacggcggcgatggaagCAACGACGCTAAGAACAGATTGTCGGATCCCGTTGTGATCGACGAAGCCCTAGAGTCCCGGCTCGAG AGACAGAAGCATCTAGAACCGAGGGCTCCGACCACTACACCGGCCGACGAGGCGCGTCataagcggccgccgccggagatggagacgATCGACGGGACGCCAGACTTGAAGCTCAGCTTGTCCCCGACCACGGCAGACACGTATACAGATCGGGCcaacaagaggaagaagatcacTGCACCGAGTGAGCAAGACATGGACGACTACTGCAGCAACAAGATCTCGATCTCGCTCTCACTCTCGCCACCCGCGGCCCCCATGTCCATGCAGAGGCAGGAAAAGACAATTAGAGGGGGCAGCGAGGAAGCCGCTCTTGGGCAGAGTACTTTGGATCTGACCATGTCGATCAAGGCATTGGAGTGA